The Pseudofrankia sp. DC12 region GGCACAACGACCACATCAACGCCGCCGTCGAGCTCGCGGACCTCGTCGACGCGCCGATCGCCCTGCACCGGGCCGACCACCTGCTCTGGGAGTCGGTCTACCCGGCGCGGCGGCCGGACCGGGCCCTCGTCGACGGCGCGCCGATCCCCGTCCCGGGCGGGACGCTGCACGTGCTGCACACCCCGGGGCACTCCCCCGGCGGGATCTGCCTGTTCGGGCGGTTCGCCACCGGGCCGACGCTGTTCAGCGGCGACACACTGATGCGCGGCGGGCCAGGGGGCACCGGCTGGTCGTACTCGGACTTCCCGACGATCCTCATGTCGATCCGGGAGAAGCTCTTCGCCCTGCCCCCCGACACGATCGTGCATCCCGGCCACGGCGACGACACCTGGATCGGGCTGGAGGCCCACGACTACGACGCGTGGGTGGCGCGCGGGCACTGAACCCTCCGCCCCCGGGCCCGTTGGCCAAGGACGCTCAGGGCAGCTCAGGGGCCGACGGTGTAGTCGCCGATGTGGGTGATCAGGCTCGGGTCGCGGCTGATCGCGGCGATCTCGTCGGAACGACCGTTCTTGGTGAAGTGCTCCAGGCCGACCTGGACGAACAGCGCGCGGGCCCGCACGGCGACCGGCCCGTCCGACGCGTCCAGGTGCCCCTCCCCGCTGGCGTACAGCTTGCGGCCGGCCACCGCGTCGGCCCGGGAGCTCAGGTACAGGGTGGTACCTACGGGGACCGGCCGGCGGAAGTCGGTCTCCAGCCGAGCGGTGACGCAACTCATCCGGGTCAGGTGGCCGAGCATGCCGAGGATCTCGTCGAGCGCTGACGCCAGCAGCCCGCCGTGGGCGAGGCCGGGCGCGCCCTGGTGGTCCGCGGTGACCTCGAACGTCGCGGTGAGCTCGCAGCCCGTGCCGACGACGATCCGCATGTGCAGGCCGTGCGGCTGGGCTGGCCCGCAGCCGAAGCAGCTCGCGTAGTGCGATGGCAGGACGAAGCCGGGCGCCGGCGCGTCCGGGTGGCGGGTCGGCTCGACCGCGTCCGTCGGGATGTCGGTGCGATAGGCCGTCACTCGCCGGACCATATCCAAGCACCCGCCGCCGAGAGACGCTGCGCGGCCAACGTCTCACCCGCGCGAGGGCACGCGGGGCCGCTCAGCCCTCGAGCCGCCGCTTGGCCGCCCTCAGCCGCCGGCGCAGCGGGATCTGCGCGATCACGCCGACCAGGAGCCCGACGACCAGGCCGGCGCCGGAGGCGATGGTCAGCGCCGCGGCGACAGACATGTATTTGCGGCTGCCGAACAGCCAGATCGGGACCGTCTGGCCGTTCTTCGCGACGAACAGCGCGACCAGGATCGCCAGGATCAGGATGAGGACGGTGACCGCGTAGACGACCCAGCTGACCCCGCCGTGGTTGCGGCGCTGGCTGCCCGTCGGCTGGCCGGGCGGACCCACCTGCGTCGGCCCGCTCGGCGCGGTCGGCGGCGGGATCTGCCCCGGCGCCGGGTTGACGTATCCGTAGCTGCCGGCGGGCTGCCCTGGCGCGGTCATACCTGACCCACTCCCCTGCGACGTGGCACGTGTTGCCGTTCTCAGTCTAGATCTACAGCGCACCAGAAGACCCGCTCAGCGCGCCGCGTGCGTCGTCGGACAGTCTTCTCAGCCCGCCGGAGCAGCCGCGCGAGGGTGCCGACACGGGCCGGCCAGCCAGGCGACGAGACCCCCGGGCGCCGGGCGGGTGCGACGGACGGCACCGCAAGGCAGGCCCTTCGGCGGCGGGCCGACTCTTGGCTCAGGCGGACCGGCCGCACGTCCTACGACTCAGCTCCGGCCTGCGGATCTACCGGGAGTTCGGTGGCGAGGTCTACCGGCTGCGCGTGCTGCCCGCCGTGCTGTGGCACATCAACCGCCTGCTCAAGGTCATCGCGGCCGGGATCAACGAGCACGTGCCGTTCGAGGACCGCAGCCTGCCGTCGCCGGTCGTCGGCGACGGCAACAACGGCGCACAAGCGGTCGTCCTGTGGCTGTGTGTCGTGGCGTTCGCGGTCGTCGCCGGCCCCGTCCTCTACCAGCGGTGGCGGGCCACGCGGACCGGCTCGGCCCCGCAGACCGAACGCCCGTCGTTCGCCGTCGGCTACGGCGGCCTCTTCCTGGCGGTCTTCGTGATGCTGTGGGCGACAGCATTGCCCGCGTACGCCTCGGCCACCGGCGGCGTCACCACCAGCGGCACTCCCGTCGGAGCCTGCCCACGCGATCGGGTGCCTGCTGGTCGCGGCCGTCGTACTGGCCGGCGTCGCGACGGCCTCGCCGGTGCCCCTGGCTCGCCGGGCGGTACCCAGGCATCCGCATCGGGATCACCGCCGCGGTTCTGCCGGTACGCGACATCGACGGGCCGGTCCGGCAGGCCGCGGCCCTTGACCAGCTGGCCGAGGGCCGGTTCGTGCTCGCCGTCGCGGCCGGGTTCTGGGACGACGAGCTCGCCTACCGCGGGGGGGACGCCGGCCGAGCGCGGCAGACGCTTCCGGGAATGCCTCGACGAACTGCGCGCCGGCCTGCGCGGTGAGCTGCTGTCCCCGCAGCTGCTCACGCCGGGTGGCCCGCCGATCTGGCTGGCAGGCGCCGCGGCGACGATGCGGCTGGCAGCCCGGCTCGGGCTGCCCTGTCAGGCATCCCGGGCGCTGCCCGACGAACACGCGCCGCTGGCCGCACGGTGGCGCGATCTCGGCGGCGGACCACTCACCCACCGGATCTACGTCGAGGCCGGATCGGCCGTGCCGGACGGGGCCCAGGTCGAGCGCCACGTGCTCGCCGGCTCGGCTGAGCGAATCCTCGACGGTCTGACCCGCTACCGCGAGCTCGGCGTCGCGGACCTGTCGATGGTTCTCGGCCACGACGACGCCAGCGCCCGCCACACGCTCGACACCCTGCTCACCGATGTACTCCCTCGCCTCTGATCCGGGCTGACTAGATCGCCAGCACGATGGCGGCGCTGATACCGCCCAGGCAGAGAGCGAAGAGCATCTCGGGCAGTCCGCCGTCACGGCGCCGGAACAGGCGGTCGAGCGCGAGACGTCCGGCGCCGATCGCCGCCACGGTGAGCGCGACGACCGCGATGGTCAGTGGGTACTCGATGCCTCCGTTGGTGCCCCACAGCCCGTTCGAGGCGGTCACGACCATCGCGTTGATCATGACGCCGACGACGGCCGCGGCCGACAAGGGCGTGAGCAGGCCGGCAGCGAGGCCAAGGCCGCCGAGGAGTTCCGAGGCTCCGGCGAGCCCGGCGAACAGGTTGCCGGGAGGGTAGCCGAGGTGTGTGAAGCCTCTGCCGGTCGCGGCGAGGCCCTCTCCGCCGAACAGGCCGAACAGCTTCTGCGCGCCGTGCCCGGCGAGCAGCAGGCCGACGGTTGCCCGCAGGAGCAGCCGCCCGACATCGTCCGCGGACACAGCCACGCGCGACGGCGCGGGGCGAGAGGGAAGAAGCGGTGCGGGGTAGGGCGTCCGGTACGGCGCCGGGTGCCGCTCGGTGAGAAGTCTCATGTCGACCCCCATTCCATGACAGCAGGCAGTGACTCTATGGTCACGACAAGTCTGCCCGCTCGCCCGATTCACACCCGGGCTCACAGATCCCCACGCCCCCGATGACGATCGCCTCGCTGGGGACGCAGCCCGATGATGTCAGCGGCATCGAGCAGCACGGCGACCTGAAGGCCAACGAGGACGGCGGCGAAGGCGATCGCCATGCTCTCCAGCTGGATCTTGCGCTGATACTCGCCGGCTCGCCGGAAGACCCGTACCAGAACTCACACGACGGCGAGCGTGAAGGCGCGAGTCGAGCGGGCTGGTCCCGGCCTGCGCGGCGCCGCCGCCCCGTCCCAGGTGACGTGCAGGCGGGCGTTGATCGAGCCCGCCGAGGCCCGGCCACGCTGACCGCGTTCCGAGGCGCGACGTCGCGTGACCTCTGGGTATATGTAGATGTTTCAGGTCACTGCAACGGGACGCACGGACGAGAGCGGCTCGCGGCGCCTCCGCGCGACGGCACACCGGCACGAGCGCACCCACCCGACCAGGCCATGCGTACCGAGGCGATGTGGGACCGGGCCTCAGGCGGCTGGCCGTCTTCACGTGCCCGGAGGCGCCGCACCTCGTCGCCGAGCTGCCCAGGACGGCGACCGGCAAGGTCGCCAAGAAGGAGTCGCGCGCCCAGATGACCGCGACCACCAGTCTGATCACCCGAGCCTGGCAGCAGACCTTTGGGTATTTACTGACCAGCGATCTACGGTCACGCGATTCCGTCCAGAAAGACGCGCCCGGTTCGCGCCCTGGCTCCATCCCGGCGGCTACTCCCCCGGCGCGATCTCGTAGAACTGCGTCGCCCAGCGCCGATAGGCCATGTAGGGCTTGGCATCCTGGACGGCCATCACGGGGTGCTCGATGTAGTCCTGGTAGCGCCAGATCTCGAGGTCGTCGTCCAGAGTGGACAGGAACTCCTTCTCGAGACGCTCGAGCACGTCGGCGGGCGGAGTCTCGGCGGTGTCACCCGGAAGACGGGGCCACCAGATCGAGTAGAACATGTCCGAGCAGCCGTCCTCGACGGGCGTGGTCGCGAAGATGAGGCGGTAGTTGTCCGCGCCGTCGAACGCGCTGATCGCTCCGCCGAGGCCGAACAGGTAGCTGTGGATGCGCAGCGCCATCGCGTTCGGGTCGTCGCTCCGCCTGTCAGGCCAGCCCGTCTCGAACAGCCATCCGTGGTCGTCGGCCTGCCAGTCGAGCAGGACGGGCGTGACGGTGGCGTGGTGGACGTAGCGGAAGTGCATGCTGTCCGCGGCGTTCTCGCCCGGGATCTGCGGGTGCACCGGCTCCCGCTGCGACTTGCGGGACAGCGCCGGGTACGGCGGGTAGTAGGCGGCCGGGTCGGTCTCGTACTGCGGGTAGAGCCGGAAGATGTCAGGCATCTCCCAGCTGGGGGCCGCGCCGTCCGGCTGGTGCCAGAGGAACACGCAGCCGTACTGCTCGCGGACCGGATAGACCCGCAGCGCCGCGGCACGGTTGGGCCGGTCCTGGTACGGGATGTAGCGGTTGCGCCCGTCCGGTCCCCAGATCCAGCCGTGGAACGGGCACTCGACGCAGTCGCCGTTGACCTTGCCACCGTGGCCCAGGTGCGCGCCGAGGTGGCGGCAGTGGGCCTGCAGGACGTGGAGCGCGCCGTCGTCGCCCCGGTAGGCGACCAGGTCCTCGCCCAGGTAGCGCAGCGGGCGCGCCTGGCCGGTGGGGAACTCCTGGGACCAGCCGATCATGAACCAGCCGGTCGGCCTCCAGGTGAACGGAACCTTCATGCGACGACGTCCCCTCGTTGAAAGCTCTAGATTTATCTAGCATCCACGTGGAACGGACGGCAAGGGCGTTCACGGCCCGCCGTCGGCGGACAGGCGGTCGGTCACCTGGTCCGTGGCGAGCCCGCAAGCCCAGGACCAGCGCGAACCGACTCCCAGGACCGGGATCCGGCGGCGAATAATATATACATGTTGCGTCTCTCGGCGGGCCGTCAGCAGCGCCCGCCGCGCGGAACGAGCATGGGGAGCGCGGATGGATCTGTCGGTGGACGAGGCAGGGCGGGCGGCTGGGGAGCTGGCCGCGGCCGTGCTCGCCAGGCGTCCCGGCCTGGTGGCGGCGCGGGAGGCCGAGCCGTCGGGGCATGACCCGGCGCTCTGGGCCGAGCTGTGCGCGGCGGGGCTCGCGGGCCTGGCGGTCGCCGAGGAGCTCGACGGTGGCGGGACCGGGCTGCACGCGCCGGTCATGGCCGCGGTGGAGCTGGGCCGTGTGCTCGCGCCCGTGCCGTTCGCCGAGCACGTCGCGGCCGCGCGGCTGCTTGCCGCGGCCGCGCCCGAGCACCCCGACCTACCGGCCGTCGTGGCCGGCGAGCTGATCGCGACACTGGCGACGCGGGTGCGCGCCGGTGTAGGGGTGGCCGTGCCGGCGGGGGCGGTCGCGGGACTGGTCCTGGCGGTCGTCGACGGGCAGCTCGTCGCGAGCCGGTCCGCTCCTCCGCCCGACGCCACGCTCCCCAACCAGGGCGACCTCGCCGTCGCAGACCGCGACCTGCATGGCGCGCAGGTGCTCGGCGGCGACGCGGCGCCGGCCGCGTTTGCCCGGGCCCGATCGGAGTGGCTGGTCCTGATGGCCGGCTGGCTCGCCGGCCTCACCGACGGCGCGCTGCGGCTCGCGGTCCGGT contains the following coding sequences:
- a CDS encoding MBL fold metallo-hydrolase — its product is MSSPVIPRVERVLTRGDFSLDGQTVKVDNNVWLLGDDTEVLVIDAAHDPAVIVAAVDGRRVNGIVATHGHNDHINAAVELADLVDAPIALHRADHLLWESVYPARRPDRALVDGAPIPVPGGTLHVLHTPGHSPGGICLFGRFATGPTLFSGDTLMRGGPGGTGWSYSDFPTILMSIREKLFALPPDTIVHPGHGDDTWIGLEAHDYDAWVARGH
- a CDS encoding PaaI family thioesterase; its protein translation is MVRRVTAYRTDIPTDAVEPTRHPDAPAPGFVLPSHYASCFGCGPAQPHGLHMRIVVGTGCELTATFEVTADHQGAPGLAHGGLLASALDEILGMLGHLTRMSCVTARLETDFRRPVPVGTTLYLSSRADAVAGRKLYASGEGHLDASDGPVAVRARALFVQVGLEHFTKNGRSDEIAAISRDPSLITHIGDYTVGP
- a CDS encoding lipopolysaccharide assembly protein LapA domain-containing protein translates to MTAPGQPAGSYGYVNPAPGQIPPPTAPSGPTQVGPPGQPTGSQRRNHGGVSWVVYAVTVLILILAILVALFVAKNGQTVPIWLFGSRKYMSVAAALTIASGAGLVVGLLVGVIAQIPLRRRLRAAKRRLEG
- a CDS encoding DoxX family protein — translated: MRLLTERHPAPYRTPYPAPLLPSRPAPSRVAVSADDVGRLLLRATVGLLLAGHGAQKLFGLFGGEGLAATGRGFTHLGYPPGNLFAGLAGASELLGGLGLAAGLLTPLSAAAVVGVMINAMVVTASNGLWGTNGGIEYPLTIAVVALTVAAIGAGRLALDRLFRRRDGGLPEMLFALCLGGISAAIVLAI
- a CDS encoding Rieske 2Fe-2S domain-containing protein; the encoded protein is MKVPFTWRPTGWFMIGWSQEFPTGQARPLRYLGEDLVAYRGDDGALHVLQAHCRHLGAHLGHGGKVNGDCVECPFHGWIWGPDGRNRYIPYQDRPNRAAALRVYPVREQYGCVFLWHQPDGAAPSWEMPDIFRLYPQYETDPAAYYPPYPALSRKSQREPVHPQIPGENAADSMHFRYVHHATVTPVLLDWQADDHGWLFETGWPDRRSDDPNAMALRIHSYLFGLGGAISAFDGADNYRLIFATTPVEDGCSDMFYSIWWPRLPGDTAETPPADVLERLEKEFLSTLDDDLEIWRYQDYIEHPVMAVQDAKPYMAYRRWATQFYEIAPGE